From the genome of Setaria viridis chromosome 1, Setaria_viridis_v4.0, whole genome shotgun sequence:
TCCGGCCTACTCCTATAAGATAACCCGCGCTGTCGCGCTCCCTTTGCCATTAGCCATTCGGACGTCGCTTATTCCACTCCTCCTAACGACACAAAGCACAGCAACAAAGCGGAGGCGGCTTTGCACGGTCGAGTGCGCTCCCTTTTCTTCGCTCTAGCTACCGGTGCGATGCTGACGAGGCGGCACGGAGGGTTCCGGCTCGGCCGGAAGCTGCTCAGCGTCTGGCGCTGGgcgctctgccgccgccggcggcgccgcggccgcgggtaCCTCCGCCTGCAGCCCTTCCAAGCAGCAGGGGGCGCCAACAGCAAGAGGTCCCCCCTGGCGGCTGCAGCGGTGTGCgccaagaagcagcagcacgAGCAGCAGTTCGTGGTGCAGCGAGACGACAACgacgcctcctcgccgcggatGCTGACGTGGGGGCGGTCGCTGGCGCGGCGGATGAGGCTGCAActgcgccggcgcgggggcggcggcgccaaggaCCGGCTGCtggaggacgccgccgcggaggccacCACGCCCAAGGGGCAGGTGGCGGTGTACGTGGGCGGCGCCGAGCCCGGCGGGGAGTCGATGCGGTACGTGGTCCCCGTGGTGTACTTCAACCACCCGCTCTTCGGGGAGCTGCTgcgggaggccgaggaggagttCGGCTTCGAGCACCCCGGCGGGATCACCATCCCGTGCGCGGCGTCCCGGTTcgagcgcgccgccgcagtggccgccgcgggcggcggcgggaagaagGTTCCCGGTTGGTGGTAGCAGCACGTGGccaccccggtggccggtgtacATACACACATGCCCCTCAGGAGAGGAGGATCCTGAGTCCCATGGGGATTATCGATCCTtctgctatttttttttcttcttgtcgttagttttgactttttttcGGTTCCTTGCCCCGTTTCCTTGTGTGGATTGAGCATGTGCATGGGATGCGAGGAGGCATAGTTTTAGTTTGAGAGGTGAACAAGGGCAGGCTATTGTTTAGCTAGggtcagcaaaaaaaaaaaggtctgaTTCCAACACAACTTGCAAGTCCATGTTAGAAAGCATCAAGTTTGTACGTCAGGCGTGTGATCTGGTGATTCTCTTGCTTGCTGGAACTAACCCATCGATTCCATATGTTGAAGTGATTTGTTTGCACTGAAAAGGGAACACCTGGAGCCCATGAAATGATCCTTGTTGTTACTACTAAGTTTTCGTCCCCAATGTTCAATCCGCTAGAGACCATCCCAAGAATCTTCTGCAGGCCATGAACTGCTCCACCGATTCTCGTACTAGTACTGATTCGTCCGTACAACCAACCGGTCGGAAGGTGTTGCAAGCAACCTCGGCAGGTCACCTGGCCCTCCATCTCCAAAGGCTTAGCTGAAACAGTGCGCGGCCTTTGTCTGATGCTGCAACGCCGCGGGCCCCGTAGTATCGGCGGCCGCtgagctgctgcctgctgcaaCCCCGATATGCGATCACCGTCGTGTAACTCGTTTGTTTCTTTCCGTTTCTATAAACAGGGAGTTTGGTATCCGTAGTTCTCCACTCCACGGTGACGGTGTGTGGTCCAAGTAAGCAAGCTACCCTATCATATCATAGGCCGAATGATATACAATGTTGGAGCTGTTAGTTATGATCTCCTCAGATGAGATGCCCCCATGGCATCCATCCTTTAGGATTTCTTGATATCGCTAGTGTATCCTGCATTGAACTGGGACGGGTACTTGGATTAGTTCGCTGTCCATCTCGGTATGTCAAGACTGAATTCCAAGTGGGGCTTGCAAAATATGCAATCAAGCACGCTGGTGTCCATCGCTGTCCTTTTGATGCCTCTCGGTAGCTTCCATTCCATCAAGCTGACTTCGCCGTGCACTTGCGCGTGCGCTATCCCCCCCGTGGCCACCGGGGGCTCCACAACGACGTTACGTAGCCGAAGGAGAAGGCTGAAGCCTGGGGTACCGCGGGGCACGCGGCTAAGACGTTATCTTCTGCCACTTGGACCGTAGCAAGGGAGATGCCGGACGAATGGAGCGCAGCAGCGTAGCATGCCGTCCACAGAGGGTTTCCAAAtgcttgttttcttttgctatCAGCGCTAGCGGCGGGTAGGTTCGCCTCTGTGCCTGCATCGTGGTACTTGTGTACTTTGGACCGTTCAAATTGAGGGTGAAAAGAAGAGGAATGATTGAATGAGAGTGACTGTAGGCGCCAGTGCGAAAAATAATCGTACACGGGGCTGAAACTTGCGTTGGTGGTACTCTACTGCTAGTGTTGTGTGGCGAGGAGTGAGCAAACTGTCAGAGAAAGGGTCTGAACCCTCTGTAGAGCAAATTTTCTAGCGGCGTTAATCCATCTTGCCTCAGAAGTCAGGGCAGGGGAAGATTTTTCAGGACTCTGAAACTGCGTCCACAATCACGACGGCTCAACGAGTGCCTCGCTCTTTGGGGCCAGCATGGTAGGTTGACATTTTTTAACTTGTGGAGTAATTGTAGAGCACATGCATGGTCCTAAGATCGGCTAGGCGAAGAGGTAGGACAACGGTCATTTTCGGTTTTCCTTTCCATTATCGTGGTGAACCGGTGAAGCCAGGTCTGTTCACACCTGCAAATCATACAGCGAGGACATAGGTTGGACCTCGAAGCAGACTGATCAGCAAACGACAGTCCTCGACTATCTGTCGACATGTAGGCTAACCTGCGTATCTAGCTGTCTTTCAGGATTGCATGATGACATGTAGCTACCCAGCTGTTTCTGTCTTGATCCTTTCTTCGTTCACCATTTCATCATTCAGGTCACTAGGTCACTGCAACCTTTTGTGACGAATTCATAGACAGAAACACAGGAGGCTG
Proteins encoded in this window:
- the LOC117833734 gene encoding uncharacterized protein, with amino-acid sequence MLTRRHGGFRLGRKLLSVWRWALCRRRRRRGRGYLRLQPFQAAGGANSKRSPLAAAAVCAKKQQHEQQFVVQRDDNDASSPRMLTWGRSLARRMRLQLRRRGGGGAKDRLLEDAAAEATTPKGQVAVYVGGAEPGGESMRYVVPVVYFNHPLFGELLREAEEEFGFEHPGGITIPCAASRFERAAAVAAAGGGGKKVPGWW